One window of the Pseudomonas lurida genome contains the following:
- a CDS encoding helix-turn-helix transcriptional regulator → MSLTSSIANTESPNFYAEMGELIANSGHADFAAHMLHLVDKWVPIHLVDLSEWTLDELRNRVLDIKLLGSAGEKQDLPPPLTLNSMDDHPLLRDILGMQDPLLIQLKAKAKSLYPRGTSHQCNLVSRQGNRRCVISFYRPPNHRGFSLAELSFLKCLSDTLLPLIECHAQSLRQAPHTEVEPAHTLLEQSQLQREFYKRLSLGDITLSAREQEVCLGLLTGGTVPQMAQKLSVKNSSIETYLKRAAAKLGVSGRHGLAKWMIGA, encoded by the coding sequence ATGAGTTTGACCAGCAGTATTGCCAACACGGAAAGCCCTAATTTCTACGCTGAAATGGGCGAGTTGATTGCCAACAGTGGCCACGCGGACTTTGCCGCACACATGCTGCACCTGGTGGACAAGTGGGTACCTATCCACCTGGTGGACCTCAGCGAATGGACCCTCGACGAGCTGCGCAACCGCGTGCTCGATATCAAGCTGTTGGGCAGCGCCGGCGAGAAGCAGGACCTGCCGCCGCCCCTGACCCTGAACTCGATGGACGACCACCCGCTGCTGCGGGACATCCTCGGCATGCAGGACCCGCTGCTGATCCAGCTCAAAGCCAAGGCCAAGAGCCTGTACCCTCGCGGCACGTCGCACCAGTGCAACCTGGTATCACGCCAGGGCAACCGACGCTGTGTGATTTCGTTTTATCGACCGCCCAACCATCGCGGGTTTTCGCTGGCCGAGCTGTCGTTTCTCAAGTGCCTGTCGGACACCCTGCTGCCGCTGATCGAATGCCACGCCCAAAGCCTGCGCCAGGCACCCCATACCGAGGTCGAACCGGCCCACACCTTGCTGGAGCAATCCCAATTGCAGCGTGAGTTCTACAAGCGCCTGTCCCTGGGCGACATCACCCTGTCGGCACGCGAGCAAGAGGTGTGCCTTGGCCTGTTGACCGGGGGCACCGTGCCGCAGATGGCGCAGAAGCTCAGCGTGAAAAACAGCTCCATCGAAACCTACCTCAAGCGCGCCGCTGCCAAGCTCGGCGTGAGTGGCCGGCATGGCCTGGCCAAATGGATGATCGGCGCCTGA
- a CDS encoding efflux transporter outer membrane subunit yields MNKMCTLAIASMLSGCSLIPDYQRPPAPVPAQYPQDGVYALAQSGTSDWQALFHDPALQQLIRDALVNNRDLRVAALNVEAFQAQYRIQRADLFPAVSATGAGQRRRLPGDVNGTGKPAITSSYSATLGVSAYELDFFGRVRSLGEQAMLTYLGTEEARRSAQLSLVANVANAYLTWRADQELLALAGQTLVANEHSLRLTRRSKTAGKASALDVVQARTSVESTRASVARYERQVAQDLNNLTLLVGGPVDEKLPARPLAADWVARVPAGLPSDLLQRRPDILQAEYQLRAANANIGAARAAFFPSVSLTANAGSASTQLSGLFKGGSGSWTFQPQINLPIFNAGSLRASLDYAKLQKDISVAQYEKSIQTAFQEVADGLAARQTFIDQLQAQQDFVAANQQYYDLAEHRYRSGVDSNLTFLDAQRALFSSQQALIVDRLAQLVAEVNLYTALGGAWAEGATSPVTSRLATQNPLASGF; encoded by the coding sequence ATGAACAAAATGTGCACCTTGGCGATAGCATCGATGCTCAGCGGTTGCTCGTTGATCCCGGACTATCAACGGCCGCCGGCCCCGGTACCGGCACAGTATCCCCAAGACGGTGTGTACGCACTGGCGCAGTCCGGCACGTCGGACTGGCAGGCATTGTTCCATGACCCGGCGCTGCAACAGTTGATTCGCGATGCCCTGGTCAACAACCGTGACCTGCGGGTAGCGGCGTTGAACGTCGAAGCGTTCCAGGCGCAGTACCGTATCCAGCGCGCGGATCTGTTCCCGGCCGTGTCCGCCACCGGGGCCGGTCAACGCCGGCGGTTACCGGGGGATGTGAACGGCACCGGCAAGCCCGCCATCACCTCCAGCTACTCTGCGACCCTGGGGGTCAGCGCCTACGAACTGGATTTTTTTGGCCGCGTACGCAGCCTCGGCGAACAGGCCATGCTCACCTACCTGGGCACCGAAGAGGCCCGGCGTAGCGCGCAACTGAGCCTGGTGGCGAATGTCGCCAATGCTTATCTCACCTGGCGCGCCGATCAGGAACTGCTGGCCCTGGCCGGCCAAACCCTGGTGGCCAACGAGCACAGCCTGCGCCTCACCCGTCGCAGCAAAACCGCGGGTAAAGCCTCGGCACTCGATGTGGTGCAGGCCCGCACCAGTGTCGAAAGCACCCGCGCCAGCGTGGCCCGCTACGAGCGCCAGGTAGCCCAGGACCTCAACAACCTGACCCTGCTGGTAGGCGGCCCGGTGGATGAAAAACTCCCCGCCCGCCCACTCGCGGCTGACTGGGTGGCGCGCGTGCCAGCGGGCCTGCCCTCGGACCTGCTGCAACGCCGCCCGGACATCCTCCAGGCCGAGTATCAACTGCGCGCCGCCAACGCCAATATCGGTGCGGCACGCGCTGCGTTTTTCCCTTCCGTGAGCCTCACCGCCAACGCCGGCAGTGCCAGCACGCAATTGTCAGGCCTGTTCAAGGGTGGCTCGGGTAGCTGGACGTTCCAGCCGCAGATCAACCTGCCAATTTTCAACGCCGGCAGCCTGCGCGCGAGTCTCGACTACGCCAAGCTGCAAAAAGACATCAGCGTGGCGCAGTACGAAAAATCGATCCAGACCGCCTTCCAGGAAGTTGCCGATGGGCTGGCGGCGCGGCAGACCTTCATCGACCAGCTGCAGGCACAACAGGATTTTGTGGCCGCCAACCAGCAGTATTACGACCTGGCCGAACACCGCTACCGCAGCGGTGTCGATAGCAACCTCACCTTCCTGGACGCACAGCGGGCGCTGTTCAGCTCGCAACAGGCGCTGATCGTCGACCGCCTGGCGCAGTTAGTCGCGGAGGTGAATTTGTATACGGCGCTGGGGGGCGCATGGGCAGAGGGCGCCACGTCCCCAGTGACGAGCAGGCTTGCCACACAAAACCCGCTTGCTTCAGGTTTTTAG
- a CDS encoding RidA family protein, protein MQRKVINPATVFNSLQYGFSQALEVPEGRRILLSGQVGVDADERTFGPGIAEQTATALDNIEKVLAEVEGDLSHVIMLRLYIVESARDQQEPIAQALRERFPHNPPPSSWILVSGLSLPQWLIEIEAEAVIPQV, encoded by the coding sequence ATGCAGCGAAAGGTCATCAATCCCGCAACGGTATTCAACTCCCTGCAGTACGGCTTCAGCCAGGCCCTTGAAGTCCCGGAAGGCCGACGCATCCTGCTTTCCGGGCAGGTGGGCGTGGATGCGGACGAACGCACCTTCGGCCCTGGCATTGCCGAGCAGACCGCCACCGCCTTGGACAATATCGAAAAGGTCCTGGCCGAGGTCGAGGGGGACCTGTCCCATGTGATCATGCTGCGGTTGTATATCGTCGAGTCGGCCCGTGACCAGCAGGAGCCGATCGCGCAGGCGTTGCGTGAGCGTTTCCCGCACAACCCGCCGCCGTCTTCGTGGATACTCGTCAGCGGATTGTCGTTGCCGCAGTGGTTGATTGAAATTGAGGCGGAGGCGGTTATTCCACAAGTTTGA
- a CDS encoding pyridoxamine 5'-phosphate oxidase family protein: protein MNLIEQSPWHAGERHLQAAVGVADRMAVVGPKVIRDHLPEQHRDFYPLLPYLVLGVVDEQGIPWATMLEGAPGFAHSPDPQTLQIDSLPCASDPARGALLGGASIGLLGIDLNTRRRNRMNGRIGALDDDGFSVDVVHTFGNCPKYIQLRPVDAIARKPGTRVERSDTLDDAAQTTIRNADTFFVASYVEVDGQRSVDVSHRGGNTGFVQVEGNVLTIPDFAGNLFFNTLGNLQVNPVAGLLFIDFESGDVLQVAGRTALILDGPQVALFEGAQRLWTVTVEQVVRRPAALALRWQFAEFSPFSLAMGHW from the coding sequence ATGAACCTGATCGAACAATCCCCCTGGCATGCCGGCGAACGGCACCTGCAAGCAGCGGTTGGCGTCGCCGACCGCATGGCTGTGGTCGGGCCGAAGGTGATACGTGATCACCTGCCGGAACAACATCGGGATTTCTACCCTTTGCTGCCGTATCTGGTGCTGGGCGTGGTGGACGAGCAGGGCATCCCCTGGGCGACCATGCTTGAAGGCGCCCCAGGCTTTGCGCATTCGCCGGATCCGCAAACCTTGCAGATCGACAGCCTGCCCTGCGCGAGCGACCCGGCCCGCGGCGCATTGCTCGGCGGTGCTTCCATCGGCCTGCTGGGCATCGACCTCAACACCCGCCGCCGCAATCGCATGAACGGGCGTATCGGCGCACTCGATGACGATGGCTTTTCGGTCGACGTGGTGCACACCTTCGGCAATTGCCCCAAGTACATCCAGCTGCGGCCGGTCGACGCCATCGCGCGCAAACCCGGCACGCGGGTCGAACGTTCCGACACCCTGGACGACGCGGCCCAAACCACGATTCGCAACGCCGACACGTTCTTCGTCGCCAGCTACGTCGAGGTCGACGGCCAGCGCTCGGTGGACGTTTCTCATCGGGGCGGCAACACGGGTTTTGTGCAGGTAGAAGGCAACGTGCTGACCATCCCTGACTTCGCCGGCAACCTGTTCTTCAACACCCTGGGTAATCTGCAGGTGAACCCGGTGGCGGGCCTGTTGTTCATCGATTTCGAATCGGGTGATGTGCTGCAAGTGGCCGGGCGCACTGCGTTGATTCTGGACGGCCCGCAAGTGGCCCTGTTCGAGGGTGCCCAGCGGCTATGGACGGTCACCGTGGAACAGGTGGTCCGCCGCCCGGCGGCGTTGGCGTTGCGGTGGCAGTTTGCGGAATTTTCGCCATTCAGTCTGGCGATGGGGCATTGGTAG
- a CDS encoding LysR substrate-binding domain-containing protein, which translates to MERYRDMQLFAALAGQPSLAAAARAAQVSGPTLVRAIARLEARLRMPLLERSTRGVSLTDAGSAYLADCLRLLAAVEAAEASAKGLHVQAQGNLRVFLPLLFSRYVMAPVLAGYMDRYPDVQLAVHYHDYYPNLHEEGLDVAILVGELPDSALTARPLGHVRHILCASPGYLADNGEPRHPVDLKQHRLIAGAEQVHWDFHGYQLKARARLGCTTVQGAINAAVQGAGLIRCLSYPVHEHLLTGQLRRVLPDFELAPVPVHMVYRQGRNAPMRVRSFVDHCLAALREHPAFQLA; encoded by the coding sequence ATGGAGCGTTATCGCGATATGCAGCTCTTCGCCGCGCTGGCAGGGCAGCCGAGCCTGGCCGCGGCGGCGCGGGCGGCGCAAGTCTCGGGGCCGACGCTGGTGCGGGCGATAGCGCGCCTGGAAGCGCGTTTGCGCATGCCGTTGCTTGAGCGCAGTACGCGGGGCGTGAGCCTCACCGACGCCGGCAGTGCGTACCTGGCTGACTGCCTGCGCCTGCTCGCCGCTGTGGAGGCTGCCGAAGCGTCGGCCAAGGGTTTGCATGTGCAAGCCCAGGGCAATCTGCGGGTGTTCCTGCCCTTGTTGTTCAGCCGCTATGTGATGGCGCCGGTATTGGCCGGCTACATGGACCGCTATCCCGACGTGCAGTTGGCAGTCCATTACCACGACTATTACCCGAACCTGCATGAAGAGGGACTGGACGTGGCGATCCTCGTCGGTGAACTGCCCGACTCGGCGTTGACTGCGCGACCGTTGGGGCACGTGCGGCACATCCTTTGCGCCAGTCCCGGCTACCTGGCTGACAACGGCGAACCCCGGCACCCCGTAGACCTCAAGCAGCACAGGCTGATCGCCGGTGCCGAACAGGTGCATTGGGATTTTCACGGCTATCAGCTCAAGGCCCGCGCACGCCTGGGCTGCACCACGGTGCAGGGGGCGATCAACGCGGCGGTGCAGGGCGCCGGGCTGATTCGCTGCTTGAGTTACCCGGTTCACGAGCATCTGCTCACCGGGCAGTTACGCCGCGTACTGCCGGACTTTGAGCTGGCGCCAGTGCCTGTGCATATGGTGTATCGCCAAGGCCGCAATGCGCCGATGCGCGTACGCAGTTTTGTCGACCACTGCCTGGCAGCCCTGCGCGAGCACCCGGCATTTCAGCTGGCGTAA
- a CDS encoding LysR family transcriptional regulator, with translation MDRFHEMQVFVAVAEEEGFAAAARRLNTSPPSVTRAIAAMEERIGTQLLARTTRSLHLTEAGQRYLEDCRRILAELDEAEEAAAGSYSIPCGHLTVTAPVLFGELYVAPVLGDYLDRFPLVNINALLVDRVVNMVDEGVDVAVRIGHLHEPGQQAIKVGEVRRVVCASPAYLDQHGRPGHPSQLREAKIATSSSSQLVSGWEFVDDGQPLAVPIEPRLVVTANNAAINLARLGWGMTRVLSYQVATAVAAGELEIVLDAYEAPPLPIQVVFQKSARVPAKINTFVDFLTHRLGQDAALNPTMKRRS, from the coding sequence ATGGATCGATTTCATGAAATGCAGGTGTTTGTGGCGGTGGCCGAGGAGGAGGGCTTTGCCGCCGCAGCGCGTCGCCTGAACACCTCACCTCCCAGCGTGACGCGGGCCATCGCCGCCATGGAGGAGCGCATCGGCACCCAACTGCTGGCGCGTACCACGCGCAGCCTGCACCTGACCGAAGCCGGCCAGCGCTACCTGGAAGATTGTCGGCGCATCCTGGCCGAACTCGATGAAGCCGAAGAAGCGGCGGCGGGCAGTTATTCCATCCCCTGTGGCCACCTGACAGTCACCGCGCCGGTGCTGTTTGGCGAACTGTATGTGGCGCCGGTGCTGGGGGACTACCTCGACCGGTTCCCCTTGGTGAACATCAACGCCTTGCTGGTTGACCGCGTGGTTAACATGGTCGACGAGGGCGTTGATGTGGCGGTACGTATCGGTCATCTGCACGAGCCCGGGCAGCAGGCGATCAAGGTTGGCGAGGTGCGCCGGGTGGTGTGCGCGTCACCGGCGTATCTCGACCAGCACGGGCGGCCCGGGCACCCTTCGCAATTGCGTGAGGCCAAGATTGCCACGTCGTCTTCCAGCCAGTTGGTAAGTGGCTGGGAGTTCGTCGACGACGGCCAGCCGTTGGCCGTGCCCATCGAGCCACGGCTGGTGGTCACGGCCAACAACGCCGCCATCAACCTGGCACGCCTGGGCTGGGGCATGACGCGCGTGCTGTCCTATCAGGTTGCAACCGCCGTGGCGGCGGGGGAGCTGGAGATTGTCCTCGACGCCTATGAGGCGCCGCCGCTGCCGATCCAGGTGGTGTTCCAGAAAAGTGCGCGCGTGCCTGCCAAGATCAACACCTTTGTGGATTTCCTCACCCATCGACTGGGCCAGGACGCCGCCCTCAATCCGACAATGAAACGGCGCAGTTGA
- a CDS encoding glutathione S-transferase family protein — translation MIKLYGFPLSGHSHRVELMLSLLGLPSEFVLVDLKQGAHKAADFIATINPFGQVPAIDDNGVLLADSTAILVYLASTYGNGQWLPSDPVGQARVQRWLSAAAGQLHAGPATARLALVFGADVDTAAAITRSHALLKLMEAQLSQSRFLASELPTIADVAFYTYVAHAPEGNVSLADYPHVRAWLASIEALPGFVGMPRTPVGLRSL, via the coding sequence ATGATCAAACTCTACGGTTTCCCGTTGTCCGGCCACTCCCACCGGGTCGAGCTGATGCTGTCCCTGCTGGGCTTGCCCTCGGAATTTGTGCTGGTCGACCTCAAGCAAGGCGCGCATAAAGCTGCTGACTTTATTGCCACGATCAACCCATTTGGCCAAGTGCCCGCCATTGATGACAACGGCGTTCTACTGGCCGACTCCACTGCGATTCTGGTCTACCTCGCCAGCACCTACGGCAACGGCCAATGGCTGCCAAGTGACCCGGTGGGCCAAGCCCGCGTGCAGCGCTGGCTCTCGGCCGCCGCCGGGCAACTCCATGCCGGGCCCGCGACTGCGCGCCTGGCCTTGGTGTTTGGTGCTGACGTCGACACTGCCGCCGCGATTACCCGTTCCCACGCCTTGCTGAAGCTGATGGAAGCGCAACTGAGCCAAAGCCGCTTCCTGGCCAGCGAGCTGCCGACCATTGCCGATGTGGCCTTCTACACCTACGTGGCCCACGCGCCCGAAGGCAATGTCTCGCTGGCCGACTACCCTCATGTGCGCGCCTGGCTCGCCAGCATCGAGGCGTTGCCGGGGTTTGTCGGCATGCCGCGTACGCCGGTGGGGTTGCGGTCGCTTTAA